The Pyrus communis chromosome 9, drPyrComm1.1, whole genome shotgun sequence genome has a segment encoding these proteins:
- the LOC137745611 gene encoding low-specificity L-threonine aldolase 1-like, with protein MVTRTVDLRSDTVTKPCETMRAAMASAEVDDDVLGADPTAFRLESEMAKVMGKEAALFVPSGTMGNLISVLVHCDIRGSEVIIGHNSHIHIYENGGIATIGGVHPRTVRNNKDGTMDLDAIEASIRDPRGELVYPTTRLICLENSHANCGGRCLTVEYTDKVGEIAKKHGLKLHIDGARIFNASIALGVPVDRLVQAADSVSVCLSKGIGAPVGSVIVGSKSFITKARRLKKTLGGGMRQVGILCAAALVGLHNNVAKLETDHKRAKILAEGLNQIKGLSVDVASVETNILYIHVEEGSNVTTEKLVKNLEEHGILMMQESSSSIRIVIHHQISASDVQYTLSCFQKALTGGVIEENGN; from the exons ATGGTAACTAGAACGGTGGATCTCCGATCAGATACGGTCACTAAACCATGTGAAACAATGCGGGCTGCAATGGCGTCGGCTGAAGTTGACGATGATGTACTCGGAGCTGACCCAACGGCATTCCGCTTAGAGTCAGAAATGGCAAAGGTCATGGGGAAGGAAGCCGCACTTTTTGTTCCGTCAGGCACAATGGGAAACCTCATCAGTGTACTTGTGCACTGTGACATCCGAGGAAGTGAAGTCATTATCGGACACAATtctcacattcacatttacgagAATGGAGGCATCGCCACAATCGGTGGTGTGCACCCTAGAACGGTTAGAAACAACAAAGACGGAACCATGGATCTTGATGCGATCGAAGCCTCCATCAGAGATCCGAGAGGGGAGCTTGTGTATCCGACGACAAGGCTTATTTGCTTGGAAAATTCTCATGCAAA CTGCGGTGGTAGATGCCTTACTGTAGAGTACACAGACAAAGTGGGAGAAATAGCCAAGAAACATGGTTTGAAGCTCCACATTGACGGGGCTCGAATTTTCAATGCATCAATT GCACTCGGTGTTCCTGTTGATAGGCTTGTGCAGGCTGCTGATTCAGTTTCG GTATGTCTGTCAAAAGGTATTGGTGCTCCTGTTGGATCTGTCATTGTTGGTTCGAAAAGCTTTATTACTAAG GCTAGAAGGCTCAAGAAAACCTTAGGCGGCGGAATGAGACAGGTTGGTATCCTTTGTGCTGCTGCTTTGGTCGGTTTACATAACAATGTTGCGAAGCTTGAGACTGATCACAAGAGAGCTAAGATTTTAGCAG AGGGACTAAATCAAATCAAAGGACTGAGTGTAGATGTCGCTTCCGTGGAGACCAACATT TTATACATACACGTCGAAGAGGGCTCAAATGTTACTACCGAAAAACTAGTCAAGAACTTGGAAGAACATGGTATACTCATGATGCAAGAGAGCTCGTCAAG CATTAGGATCGTTATCCACCATCAAATCTCTGCAAGTGATGTGCAATACACTCTATCCTGCTTTCAG AAAGCTCTGACTGGTGGAGTCATTGAAGAAAATGGAAACTAA